A single region of the Elizabethkingia sp. JS20170427COW genome encodes:
- a CDS encoding SulP family inorganic anion transporter, whose amino-acid sequence MMNNLPHFKTLQNINFKNEILAGLTVAMTMIPESLSFAILAGLPPLMGLYAAFLMGIVTAFLGGRSGMVSGGAGATVIVLIALAATHGVEYLFGAIILAGILQLTVGLLKLGKFVRLIPQPVMYGFLNGLAIIIFMAQIAQFKIVENGISTWIEGPALAIMAGLTLLTVLIVLVFPKITKTVPASLVAIIVIFGLVYFFNIDTKKVIDIASVKGSLPSFHIPNIPLNLETLKIIFPYSLIMAGVGLIESLLTLNMVDELTQSKGNTNKESSAQGIANIVNGFFGGMGGCAMVAQTLVNINAEARTRISAIIAALAILFIILVGSPIIEQIPMAALVGVMMMVAISTFEWASFRIITKMPKSDIFVVILVTLITVLLHNLALAVLIGVIISTLVFAWDNAKRIRARKSIDEAGNKVYEIYGPLFFGSATGFIEKFDSENDPSTIIIDFKESRVADMSAIEALKKVIEKYKALDKKVVLRHLSADCKQLLENANGFIEVDLQNDPTYKVMPDQ is encoded by the coding sequence ATGATGAATAATTTACCCCATTTTAAAACTCTTCAAAACATTAATTTTAAAAATGAAATTCTCGCAGGATTAACAGTGGCTATGACCATGATTCCTGAATCTCTATCTTTTGCCATTCTTGCAGGGCTTCCTCCGCTTATGGGACTATATGCCGCTTTCTTAATGGGAATTGTAACTGCATTTTTAGGAGGTAGATCTGGGATGGTTTCTGGAGGAGCTGGTGCAACCGTTATTGTCTTAATTGCTTTAGCGGCCACTCACGGTGTTGAATATCTTTTTGGAGCCATCATCTTGGCCGGGATTTTACAACTTACCGTAGGTTTACTAAAGCTAGGTAAGTTTGTACGATTAATTCCCCAACCGGTAATGTATGGGTTTCTTAATGGTCTTGCGATTATTATATTCATGGCTCAGATTGCTCAGTTCAAAATCGTAGAAAATGGTATTAGCACATGGATAGAAGGACCTGCCTTAGCTATTATGGCTGGATTAACCCTATTGACCGTCCTAATCGTATTAGTTTTTCCAAAAATCACCAAAACCGTCCCAGCTTCTCTTGTTGCTATTATCGTTATTTTCGGGTTGGTTTATTTTTTTAATATCGATACGAAGAAAGTAATTGATATTGCTTCTGTGAAAGGTTCATTACCTAGTTTCCACATTCCGAATATTCCTCTTAATCTAGAAACTTTAAAGATTATATTTCCATATTCTCTTATTATGGCTGGAGTGGGATTAATAGAATCCTTACTAACCCTGAATATGGTAGATGAGTTAACCCAATCGAAAGGGAATACCAATAAGGAATCTTCTGCCCAAGGTATAGCGAATATCGTAAATGGCTTTTTTGGAGGAATGGGTGGTTGTGCTATGGTTGCTCAAACTTTAGTGAACATTAATGCTGAAGCCAGAACCCGAATTTCGGCTATTATTGCTGCACTAGCCATCCTATTTATCATTCTGGTAGGAAGTCCTATTATCGAGCAAATCCCAATGGCTGCTTTGGTAGGAGTGATGATGATGGTAGCCATTAGCACTTTTGAATGGGCTTCTTTTCGGATTATTACCAAAATGCCCAAATCTGATATTTTTGTAGTTATCCTCGTTACTCTCATCACCGTATTGCTCCATAATTTGGCTTTGGCGGTGTTAATAGGAGTTATTATCTCTACCTTGGTTTTTGCTTGGGACAATGCCAAAAGGATTAGAGCCAGAAAATCTATAGACGAAGCGGGAAATAAAGTATATGAAATTTATGGACCGCTCTTCTTTGGGAGCGCTACTGGATTTATTGAAAAATTTGATTCAGAAAATGATCCTTCTACCATCATTATCGACTTTAAAGAATCCAGAGTTGCCGATATGTCTGCCATAGAAGCTCTAAAAAAAGTAATTGAGAAATATAAAGCCTTGGATAAAAAAGTGGTTTTAAGACATCTTAGTGCCGACTGCAAACAGTTATTGGAAAATGCCAATGGTTTTATAGAGGTAGATTTGCAAAACGACCCAACTTATAAAGTGATGCCAGATCAATAA